From a region of the Haematobia irritans isolate KBUSLIRL chromosome 4, ASM5000362v1, whole genome shotgun sequence genome:
- the LOC142232919 gene encoding uncharacterized protein LOC142232919 — protein sequence MSEKETTRRTSGRSTQGIPPARFDSEIYDMSLTHSPKSKAPLPNEPVNAASNTATDQNNVKSSQKAPANSLGQLGTPSKEIIEFKKHVNMQMQQLQCQMQAMQADYIAKTQQMQKQMQEQFANLQPLTALPALISQLQQTHSQTPPPQVSHMQQSLQMPTNESQEPRNSQNIISNNHQPPVSSITSNMSVHSSYSQNTLPLPQKKIYPLPIFTGLPEEWQTFFESFESTTTEFGYTNLHNIMRLRDSLKGRAKESVESLLGSSNNVTAILELLRETFGRPEQLIRSQVEKVRAIPPIANDNLEALINYANKVSNMATFLKNAKGEHHLMNPSLLSELVCKLSTNRQMQWAEKCLQLQEPATVIDFANWLSSVRRLANMVNDTLPIASTSSNRRHMPTTAQVSNRKFACVGVSSSHQCPVCNGVQEQKMTRLKKLAE from the coding sequence atgtctGAGAAAGAAACGACGAGAAGAACCAGTGGCCGAAGCACCCAAGGAATTCCTCCAGCACGTTTTGATTCTGAGATATACGATATGTCGCTTACCCATTCGCCGAAATCAAAAGCACCATTACCAAATGAACCTGTCAATGCCGCTTCGAACACTGCAACCGACCAGAACAATGTTAAATCTTCTCAAAAAGCACCAGCCAATTCACTAGGTCAACTCGGGACACCTTCAAAAGaaataattgagtttaaaaagcACGTAAATATGCAAATGCAACAATTGCAATGTCAGATGCAAGCAATGCAGGCAGATTATATCGCCAAAACACAACAAATGCAAAAGCAAATGCAAGAACAATTTGCAAATTTACAACCACTGACTGCATTGCCTGCTTTGATATCACAATTACAACAAACACACAGCCAAACACCACCGCCACAAGTAAGTCATATGCAACAAAGTTTACAAATGCCAACGAACGAGTCTCAAGAGCCACGGAATTCTCAAAACATCATATCAAACAATCATCAGCCACCGGTATCGTCCATAACCTCAAATATGTCCGTCCACAGCTCATATTCACAAAATACATTACCTTTGCCACAGAAGAAAATTTATCCATTACCTATTTTTACAGGTCTTCCAGAAGAATGGCAGACATTTTTTGAATCATTTGAAAGCACTACCACCGAATTTGGTTATACTAATTTGCACAATATCATGCGCCTGAGGGATTCACTAAAAGGTCGAGCAAAAGAATCCGTAGAGTCACTCTTGGGCAGCTCAAACAATGTCACCGCTATTTTGGAATTGCTCCGTGAAACCTTCGGCCGACCAGAACAGTTAATCAGGAGCCAAGTTGAAAAAGTAAGAGCAATTCCCCCTATAGCCAATGATAATTTGGAAGCACTCATCAACTATGCGAACAAGGTATCCAACATGGCAACATTTTTGAAGAATGCCAAGGGTGAGCATCATTTAATGAACCCGTCGCTTCTCAGTGAATTAGTTTGCAAATTGTCCACAAATCGTCAAATGCAGTGGGCCGAAAAATGTCTGCAACTTCAGGAACCAGCCACCGTAATCGATTTTGCAAATTGGCTTTCATCAGTGCGCCGACTGGCCAACATGGTCAATGACACCTTACCAATCGCAAGCACGTCTTCCAATCGCCGTCATATGCCCACAACTGCACAAGTTTCCAATCGAAAATTTGCATGCGTTGGTGTTTCTTCGAGTCACCAATGTCCTGTCTGCAATG
- the LOC142233882 gene encoding uncharacterized protein LOC142233882 translates to MEESVQKTESRSKRPRSENWSEDDKELLKELVKMRVKAIENKNTYTNTNQAKKKAWLELEKDFNNMTSCGHRTVPQLKSQWTTIKIQAKKEMSEYRSQIRKTGGGQAPLGAPLQGNDIAIWLPNEFVVDENEFDSDITFSKNDDTLDENTFLEVEMLSDIEEEVKEEIKLNSDTLKTVKSLKKKETFRGEIECGRKQYNKNCNNGGGMPNGTPQTSS, encoded by the exons atGGAGGAGAGTGTTCAGAAAACAGAAAGCCGCAGCAAGCGCCCACGTTCTGAAAACTGGAGTGAAGATGATAAG GAACTATTAAAGGAGCTCGTAAAAATGAGGGTGAAagccattgaaaataaaaatacgtACACAAATACAAATCAGGCGAAAAAGAAAGCTTGGCTGGAGCTCGAGAAAGA CTTTAACAACATGACATCTTGTGGACATCGAACTGTTCCACAATTAAAATCCCAATGGACTACAATTAAAATACAAGCTAAAAAAGAGATGTCGGAATATCGATCACAAATAAGAAAGACAGGTGGAGGTCAGGCTCCCCTGGGCGCCCCATTACAGGGTAATGACATAGCGATCTGGCTACCAAACGAATTCGTGGTAGACGAGAACGAATTCGACTCCGATattactttttctaag AACGATGATACTTTGGATGAAAATACGTTTCTCGAGGTTGAGATGCTGTCAGATATTGAGGAGGAAGTGAAAGAAGAAATTAAACTCAACTCAGATACACTGAAAACAgtcaaatctttaaaaaaaaaag AAACCTTCCGCGGAGAAATCGAGTGTGGCagaaaacaatataataaaaattgtaacaacGGAGGTGGAATGCCAAATGGAACTCCACAAACTTCAAGTTGA
- the LOC142233880 gene encoding uncharacterized protein LOC142233880 codes for MQSTNRHSAEILSVPNDFEPEMGPSTSMATGQTTAAQEQQHHLSAANISQNTSPQQNQSQQASNTAASTPRHNVLCVQQNIPPSLPWGYLALYPYKPRKNDELELKKGCVYMVTERCLDGCFKGKNWKEVSGIFPGNYVTPLRARDQQQLMHSWNLIPPANCANISSHMQMSNHTFSGNPTLQQQSNYSSSMRHDLENINARLTLANLTPPQALPPDLPPHHMGASTGNSNIPQQNLSSKETRIKKPSKRSQQLQVVFHPHHHHRHQHHPLRRD; via the coding sequence ATGCAAAGCACAAATCGACATTCAGCTGAAATCTTAAGTGTTCCAAATGACTTTGAACCCGAAATGGGACCAAGTACTTCAATGGCTACAGGTCAAACTACAGCAGCCCAAGAGCAACAACATCATTTATCAGCTGCTAACATTAGTCAAAACACTTCGCCGCAACAAAATCAATCTCAGCAGGCATCAAACACTGCGGCATCAACACCGCGCCATAATGTTTTGTGTGTGCAACAGAACATCCCACCTTCTTTGCCTTGGGGCTATTTGGCTTTGTACCCATACAAACCACGAAAGAACGATGAATTGGAATTGAAAAAAGGTTGTGTTTATATGGTAACTGAAAGATGTTTGGATGGCTGCTTTAAAGGCAAGAATTGGAAAGAAGTGAGTGGAATATTTCCGGGAAACTATGTGACACCCTTAAGAGCCAGGGATCAACAGCAACTAATGCATAGTTGGAATTTAATTCCACCTGCAAATTGTGCCAACATATCGAGCCATATGCAAATGAGTAATCACACATTTAGCGGTAATCCAACACTACAACAACAATCAAATTATTCATCTTCAATGCGTCACGATTTGGAGAATATAAACGCCCGCCTTACCTTGGCAAATTTAACACCTCCCCAAGCATTGCCGCCTGATCTACCACCACATCATATGGGGGCAAGCACTGGAAATTCAAACATTCCACAACAAAATTTGTCTTCAAAGGAAACACGGATAAAGAAGccctcaaagagaagccaacaactaCAGGTTGTatttcatcctcatcatcatcatcgacaTCAACATCATCCGCTTCGGCGggattga
- the LOC142233867 gene encoding uncharacterized protein LOC142233867 isoform X3, with product MISFIKHVKFIILKVAVAWINKYYLQSNTLKHQHWDSYLDIVLDEMEDQTSQQLLIHELRTMKIEFKKLEETNRKIIGVLTEEIIALKHEVKQNRLSRPGSSDTSLLPTLPICSLNLLKEFDDQLLLDEDVKSQLKNLIQHVGGSDMPSFMRAAIKSVISDKLAVNLTWRGTPTKPSIQNFVSFKIIKADLV from the exons atgataAGTTTCATAAAACAcgtgaaatttattattttgaaagTTGCGGTAGCTTGGATTAACAAATACTATTTACAAAGTAATACATTAAAGCATCAACATTGGGATTCGTATTTAG ATATCGTGTTAGATGAAATGGAAGACCAGACCTCACAACAGCTATTAATACATGAGTTGCGGACTATGAAAATAGAgtttaaaaaattggaagagaccaatagaaaaataattggaGTTTTAACCGAGGAAATTATTGCTCTTAAGCATGAGGTGAAGCAAAATCGATTGTCCCGACCTGGGAGCTCGGATACCTCTCTCCTCCCGACACTTCCAATTTGTTCGTTAAACCTACTAAAAGAGTTCGATGACCAACTTCTCTTAGATGAGGACGTTAAATCCCAATTG aaaaatttaatacaacATGTTGGGGGAAGTGATATGCCTTCCTTTATGCGAGCCGCAATTAAATCTGTGATAAGCGACAAACTAGCAGTAAATCTAACATGGCGTGGAACGCCAACTAAACcaagtatacaaaatttcgtttcattcaaaataattaaag CGGACCTTGTCTAA
- the LOC142233867 gene encoding uncharacterized protein LOC142233867 isoform X1 encodes MISFIKHVKFIILKVAVAWINKYYLQSNTLKHQHWDSYLDIVLDEMEDQTSQQLLIHELRTMKIEFKKLEETNRKIIGVLTEEIIALKHEVKQNRLSRPGSSDTSLLPTLPICSLNLLKEFDDQLLLDEDVKSQLKNLIQHVGGSDMPSFMRAAIKSVISDKLAVNLTWRGTPTKPSIQNFVSFKIIKDTCNLKYTHCTITDINRVCQQHVLHARDRLISRKNKN; translated from the exons atgataAGTTTCATAAAACAcgtgaaatttattattttgaaagTTGCGGTAGCTTGGATTAACAAATACTATTTACAAAGTAATACATTAAAGCATCAACATTGGGATTCGTATTTAG ATATCGTGTTAGATGAAATGGAAGACCAGACCTCACAACAGCTATTAATACATGAGTTGCGGACTATGAAAATAGAgtttaaaaaattggaagagaccaatagaaaaataattggaGTTTTAACCGAGGAAATTATTGCTCTTAAGCATGAGGTGAAGCAAAATCGATTGTCCCGACCTGGGAGCTCGGATACCTCTCTCCTCCCGACACTTCCAATTTGTTCGTTAAACCTACTAAAAGAGTTCGATGACCAACTTCTCTTAGATGAGGACGTTAAATCCCAATTG aaaaatttaatacaacATGTTGGGGGAAGTGATATGCCTTCCTTTATGCGAGCCGCAATTAAATCTGTGATAAGCGACAAACTAGCAGTAAATCTAACATGGCGTGGAACGCCAACTAAACcaagtatacaaaatttcgtttcattcaaaataattaaag ATACCTGCAACTTAAAATATACACATTGTACAATCACGGACATCAACAGAGTATGTCAGCAGCATGTTCTTCATGCGAGAGATCGCTTAATTAGccgtaaaaacaaaaattaa
- the LOC142233866 gene encoding uncharacterized protein LOC142233866, giving the protein MKICRWLNLISRSVPQCWSIESWCGRKFSHQLCTGSLNALLNNGSALNIMQSTNRHSAEILSVPNDFEPEMGPSTSMATGQTTAAQEQQHHLSAANISQNTSPQQNQSQQASNTAASTPRHNVLCVQQNIPPSLPWGYLALYPYKPRKNDELELKKGCVYMVTERCLDGCFKGKNWKEVSGIFPGNYVTPLRARDQQQLMHSWNLIPPANCANISSHMQMSNHTFSGNPTLQQQSNYSSSMRHDLENINARLTLANLTPPQALPPDLPPHHMGASTGNSNIPQQNLSSKETRIKKPSKRSQQLQVVFHPHHHHRHQHHPLRRD; this is encoded by the exons ATGAAAATTTGTCGATGGTTAAATTTAATAAGTAGGTCTGTTCCCCAATGTTGGTCAATTGAAAGTTGGTGTGGAAGGAAATTTTCCCATCAATTATGTACAG GTTCACTAAATGCTTTATTAAATAATGGCAGTGCCTTAAATATTATGCAAAGCACAAATCGACATTCAGCTGAAATCTTAAGTGTTCCAAATGACTTTGAACCCGAAATGGGACCAAGTACTTCAATGGCTACAGGTCAAACTACAGCAGCCCAAGAGCAACAACATCATTTATCAGCTGCTAACATTAGTCAAAACACTTCGCCGCAACAAAATCAATCTCAGCAGGCATCAAACACTGCGGCATCAACACCGCGCCATAATGTTTTGTGTGTGCAACAGAACATCCCACCTTCTTTGCCTTGGGGCTATTTGGCTTTGTACCCATACAAACCACGAAAGAACGATGAATTGGAATTGAAAAAAGGTTGTGTTTATATGGTAACTGAAAGATGTTTGGATGGCTGCTTTAAAGGCAAGAATTGGAAAGAAGTGAGTGGAATATTTCCGGGAAACTATGTGACACCCTTAAGAGCCAGGGATCAACAGCAACTAATGCATAGTTGGAATTTAATTCCACCTGCAAATTGTGCCAACATATCGAGCCATATGCAAATGAGTAATCACACATTTAGCGGTAATCCAACACTACAACAACAATCAAATTATTCATCTTCAATGCGTCACGATTTGGAGAATATAAACGCCCGCCTTACCTTGGCAAATTTAACACCTCCCCAAGCATTGCCGCCTGATCTACCACCACATCATATGGGGGCAAGCACTGGAAATTCAAACATTCCACAACAAAATTTGTCTTCAAAGGAAACACGGATAAAGAAGccctcaaagagaagccaacaactaCAGGTTGTatttcatcctcatcatcatcatcgacaTCAACATCATCCGCTTCGGCGggattga
- the LOC142233867 gene encoding uncharacterized protein LOC142233867 isoform X2 produces MEKFWSKIKIRSGNADRDINDDQMETEYITLSSGNDDIVLDEMEDQTSQQLLIHELRTMKIEFKKLEETNRKIIGVLTEEIIALKHEVKQNRLSRPGSSDTSLLPTLPICSLNLLKEFDDQLLLDEDVKSQLKNLIQHVGGSDMPSFMRAAIKSVISDKLAVNLTWRGTPTKPSIQNFVSFKIIKDTCNLKYTHCTITDINRVCQQHVLHARDRLISRKNKN; encoded by the exons atggaaaaattttggtccaaaataaaaattcgtagtgGCAACGCTGATAGGGATATAAATGACGATCAAATGGAAACGGAGTACATTACACTCTCTTCCGGAAACGATG ATATCGTGTTAGATGAAATGGAAGACCAGACCTCACAACAGCTATTAATACATGAGTTGCGGACTATGAAAATAGAgtttaaaaaattggaagagaccaatagaaaaataattggaGTTTTAACCGAGGAAATTATTGCTCTTAAGCATGAGGTGAAGCAAAATCGATTGTCCCGACCTGGGAGCTCGGATACCTCTCTCCTCCCGACACTTCCAATTTGTTCGTTAAACCTACTAAAAGAGTTCGATGACCAACTTCTCTTAGATGAGGACGTTAAATCCCAATTG aaaaatttaatacaacATGTTGGGGGAAGTGATATGCCTTCCTTTATGCGAGCCGCAATTAAATCTGTGATAAGCGACAAACTAGCAGTAAATCTAACATGGCGTGGAACGCCAACTAAACcaagtatacaaaatttcgtttcattcaaaataattaaag ATACCTGCAACTTAAAATATACACATTGTACAATCACGGACATCAACAGAGTATGTCAGCAGCATGTTCTTCATGCGAGAGATCGCTTAATTAGccgtaaaaacaaaaattaa
- the LOC142233867 gene encoding uncharacterized protein LOC142233867 isoform X4: protein MEDQTSQQLLIHELRTMKIEFKKLEETNRKIIGVLTEEIIALKHEVKQNRLSRPGSSDTSLLPTLPICSLNLLKEFDDQLLLDEDVKSQLKNLIQHVGGSDMPSFMRAAIKSVISDKLAVNLTWRGTPTKPSIQNFVSFKIIKDTCNLKYTHCTITDINRVCQQHVLHARDRLISRKNKN, encoded by the exons ATGGAAGACCAGACCTCACAACAGCTATTAATACATGAGTTGCGGACTATGAAAATAGAgtttaaaaaattggaagagaccaatagaaaaataattggaGTTTTAACCGAGGAAATTATTGCTCTTAAGCATGAGGTGAAGCAAAATCGATTGTCCCGACCTGGGAGCTCGGATACCTCTCTCCTCCCGACACTTCCAATTTGTTCGTTAAACCTACTAAAAGAGTTCGATGACCAACTTCTCTTAGATGAGGACGTTAAATCCCAATTG aaaaatttaatacaacATGTTGGGGGAAGTGATATGCCTTCCTTTATGCGAGCCGCAATTAAATCTGTGATAAGCGACAAACTAGCAGTAAATCTAACATGGCGTGGAACGCCAACTAAACcaagtatacaaaatttcgtttcattcaaaataattaaag ATACCTGCAACTTAAAATATACACATTGTACAATCACGGACATCAACAGAGTATGTCAGCAGCATGTTCTTCATGCGAGAGATCGCTTAATTAGccgtaaaaacaaaaattaa